The Caldanaerovirga acetigignens genomic sequence TTTACCGGGTTGAATGAGTCCACGTCTTTTCGGGGCGATATTTCGTATTTTACCCTGTCTTCCGAAATGTGAGCGGGTAGCGGCCGCATGACGAGTATGCCGTGGACTTTTTCATCTTCGTTCAGTTGGTGGAGCTTTTTTACGAATTCTTCTTCCGGGGTGTTTTCGGGCATCTGTACTACGCTGGTTTCTATGCCGATCTCCGCACATCTTTTTTGGGCTCCTTTTACATACGACACAGAGTCGGGCCTTTCCCCTACTATCACTATGGCAAGGCCGGGGGTAACACCGCCTGCCTTTAATACCTCTACCTCACTTATTAGTTTTTGTTTTAATGCATCCGCCACTTCTTTTCCGCTTAAGATATCTGCCATTTTTCCACCTCCGATTTTAAAAGTGAGAAAAGCACGGGACCCTCATCATTACCCCCGCACTTTTCTCTTTACTAAAAATTTTCTCTAGAAGAGACCGCTGATTCTTCCATTTTCATCCACATCTATGTTCTCAGCAGCAGGCCGCTTGGGAAGTCCCGGCATCGTCATTATCTCGCCAGTGAGTGCTACAGCAAATCCGGCCCCCGCAGATATCTTCACGTTTCTGACTGTTATTCTAAACCCACTCGGCCTACCTAAAAGTGCTGGGTTGTCGCTCAGCGAATACTGTGTCTTAGCCATGCATACTGGCACTTCTCTAAATCCCAAACTCTCTATCGTCTCTATATCCTTCTTGCCTGCTGGAGTGAAGTCAACACCATCTGCGCCGTAAATTTCTTTCGCTATCATCTCTATCTTCTCGGCTATGCCCATGTCCAATGGATAAAGCGGTTTGTAGTTGTTCTTACCTTCTTCTATTAGCCTGAGCACTTCTTTAGCCAAGTCAATTCCACCTTCTCCACCCTTTGCCCAAACTTCGGATATTACCGACTTTACACCCAATTTTTCGCATTCCGTCCTTACTAGCTCCAGCTCAGCCTGCGTATCGCTCGGGAACCTGTTTATTGCTACTACAGCCGGCAAACCAAATTTGACAGTTATGTTTTCTACGTGTTTCAGCAAGTTGGGTAGCCCTTTCTTTAGAGCATCTAGGTTCTCTTCGCTTAGCCTATCTTTCGGCACTCCGCCGTGATGCTTCAATGCCCTTATACTGGCCACAATAACAACTGCATCTGGTCTTATGCCCGCTACCCGGCACTTTATGTCCAGGAATTTCTCTGCTCCCAAGTCCGCGCCAAATCCTGCTTCGGTTACTACGTAGTCCGCAAGTTTCATAGCCATTTTAGTAGCAAGGACGCTGTTGCATCCGTGGGCTATGTTGGCAAATGGACCTCCGTGGACGAAGGCAGGAGTACCTTCCAACGTCTGCACCAAATTGGGTTTCAGTGCATCCTTTAACAATGCTGCCATCGCTCCATGGGCTTTTAGATCCCCAGCAGTTACGGGTTTGCCACTGTAGGTATATGCAACAATTATCCTCGATAGCCTTTCTTTCAGGTCCTTTAGGTCAGTAGCAAGGCAAAACGCTGCCATTACTTCCGATGCTACCGTTATGTCAAAGCCGTCTTCCCTGGGAACTCCGTTGGCTTTCCCCCCAAGTCCGTCCACTACAAACCTCAATTGTCTATCATTCATGTCAATGCAGCGCCTCCAAACTACGCGCCGCGGGTCTATACCCAGCTCATTGCCTTGATATATATGGTTGTCCAGCATAGCAGCAAGCAAGTTGTTTGCTGCCCCAATTGCATGAAGGTCACCAGTGAAATGCAGATTTATATCTTCCATCGGCACTACTTGAGCATATCCACCTCCTGCAGCTCCGCCCTTTACGCCAAAAACCGGTCCTAGTGACGGTTCCCTCAGGGCTATTGCCGTCTTCTTGCCAAGCCTGCTCAATGCATCACCTAAACCTACCGTCGTCGTAGTCTTTCCTTCGCCAGCAGGAGTTGGGTTTATGGCAGTAGTCAATATCAGTTTGGCGTCTTTCCTGTCCTGCAATCTCTTTAAAACGTTATAGTCTACTTTCGCCTTGTACTTGCCATAGTACTCGATGTCATCTTCAGTAAGACCTAGTTTCGCAGCTATGTCCCTTATGTGCTCTAATTTTGCCTCCTGGGCTATTTCTATGTCGCTTTTGAAAGCCATTCACATCCCGTCCTTTCTTAAGATTTTGCCATTTTTTTGAATTAATTTAAATAAATTAATTTAGATAACCTTCTGTTGAGCAAGACTAAAGCTGAGCCTTTTTAAAATCAATTTGGCGAGAATTGTATAAATTGGGATATTAAAAACTTGAGTAATACAAGAAGAAACTATTTTGTAGACGAGCGGTATGCCGAAGAGCCTGTATAGGAAATAAGGCACCAGCAACACCGAAGTGATTATTTGTCCTGCAGCAATTGCAACCAAAAGATGCCAAAAACCAAGTTGCTCTGTTTTAAAAAGTCTAATCATAGCACCGGGAATTACACCGGTCAACGCTGCTGTCAGTGTAAAATGCGGCATATACGGCCCCATCGGGTTTATCCAGTATCCGATAAGGTCTCCTATTGCTCCAACTGTTCCACCAGCCATGGGTCCCATAGCAATGCCTGCCAGGATCACCGGAAATCCTCCGAACCCTATTCTGATCGCCTCGATAGTGCCAATGGCTATCCTTATGCTAGCAATTCTGGTGAGTATTATATTGAGCACTACCAGCATTGCCATATATGCTATTTTTTTCGTGCTTATTTTCATTATGGTCAATTCCCTCCTAAAACTCGCTTTTGCCACTATCTAATCCCACAACTTTAATTCCATTTTTATGCGCCATCATATATACATCTTCTTCGCAAATACCGCACCTTTTAAAGTACCTTACTTCATCGAAAAAGCCCTGTGCGTGGTAAACTCCCAAAGAACCAGAATCACTTCCGATGGCCACTTTCACCCCCAAACTCAATGCCTTTTTTATCGCATTCAAATGTTCATCAAAAATTTTTTTGATATTTTTAATTTTATCACTATAACGCCTGCGGAGTTCCTCTTTTTCAAGGATGTTACCTAAAGGCGCCAGAGTTGGCACCCAAACCACACCTTTATCGGCCATCATATAAAGTTCTTCATCTGATAAAAAATATCCATGTTCAATCGTATCGGCGCCAGCTTCTACTGCCATTTTTACTCCAATAGACGAATTCGCGTGAACCATAACAGGAAGCCCCTTCTCCTTGGCCGACTGCACCATGTAATTAAGCTCTTCCCCGGAAAAGCCGATTCCACCTACTTTCCCGTAACATTCAAACTCTACAAGGCCCGTCAATATAATTTTCAAATGGTCTACCTTAACTTTCAGAAGTTCTGTAAACAAATCTTTGAAGTCTTTTATCCCCACAACAGGTTTTCCTAAAAAAGTACCGTACATCCCTTTTTTATAAATTGCCCATCCTGGGGACCTAAAAGTAATTCCCAAGGATTTTGCAATTTCACGTGCCACTAGCGATATTCCGTAATTATCTCCGCCGTCTCTTATTGCCATAATACCTTTGTCTTTGTATAATTCTAATGCCGTTTTAACCGGTTCATAATTCTTTTCCGCTATAAGTTGGCGCCATTTTTTTGAATCTCTGCCGTCTAGCGCAATGTGCACATGGCAATCCACAAACATCAAGTTATCCCACTTTTTTATTTCGATGCCTCCTTTGTGGGGCCAAGGAGCCCCTTCCTGTATGCATTTACATATTTCCTGCAGAACTTATCCCGTCCTGCAATAGCCTCTGCAGCAAAGAGAGTTGTCATAATGTCTCTGTTGGTGGGGTCCATGATGGCTGAATCCATCCCAGCAAACACAGCCACCGTCAAGAATA encodes the following:
- a CDS encoding tetrahydrofolate dehydrogenase/cyclohydrolase catalytic domain-containing protein, whose translation is MADILSGKEVADALKQKLISEVEVLKAGGVTPGLAIVIVGERPDSVSYVKGAQKRCAEIGIETSVVQMPENTPEEEFVKKLHQLNEDEKVHGILVMRPLPAHISEDRVKYEISPRKDVDSFNPV
- a CDS encoding formate--tetrahydrofolate ligase; this encodes MAFKSDIEIAQEAKLEHIRDIAAKLGLTEDDIEYYGKYKAKVDYNVLKRLQDRKDAKLILTTAINPTPAGEGKTTTTVGLGDALSRLGKKTAIALREPSLGPVFGVKGGAAGGGYAQVVPMEDINLHFTGDLHAIGAANNLLAAMLDNHIYQGNELGIDPRRVVWRRCIDMNDRQLRFVVDGLGGKANGVPREDGFDITVASEVMAAFCLATDLKDLKERLSRIIVAYTYSGKPVTAGDLKAHGAMAALLKDALKPNLVQTLEGTPAFVHGGPFANIAHGCNSVLATKMAMKLADYVVTEAGFGADLGAEKFLDIKCRVAGIRPDAVVIVASIRALKHHGGVPKDRLSEENLDALKKGLPNLLKHVENITVKFGLPAVVAINRFPSDTQAELELVRTECEKLGVKSVISEVWAKGGEGGIDLAKEVLRLIEEGKNNYKPLYPLDMGIAEKIEMIAKEIYGADGVDFTPAGKKDIETIESLGFREVPVCMAKTQYSLSDNPALLGRPSGFRITVRNVKISAGAGFAVALTGEIMTMPGLPKRPAAENIDVDENGRISGLF
- a CDS encoding folate family ECF transporter S component produces the protein MKISTKKIAYMAMLVVLNIILTRIASIRIAIGTIEAIRIGFGGFPVILAGIAMGPMAGGTVGAIGDLIGYWINPMGPYMPHFTLTAALTGVIPGAMIRLFKTEQLGFWHLLVAIAAGQIITSVLLVPYFLYRLFGIPLVYKIVSSCITQVFNIPIYTILAKLILKRLSFSLAQQKVI
- a CDS encoding amidohydrolase family protein produces the protein MFVDCHVHIALDGRDSKKWRQLIAEKNYEPVKTALELYKDKGIMAIRDGGDNYGISLVAREIAKSLGITFRSPGWAIYKKGMYGTFLGKPVVGIKDFKDLFTELLKVKVDHLKIILTGLVEFECYGKVGGIGFSGEELNYMVQSAKEKGLPVMVHANSSIGVKMAVEAGADTIEHGYFLSDEELYMMADKGVVWVPTLAPLGNILEKEELRRRYSDKIKNIKKIFDEHLNAIKKALSLGVKVAIGSDSGSLGVYHAQGFFDEVRYFKRCGICEEDVYMMAHKNGIKVVGLDSGKSEF